ATCTCGGAGTGGCGCTGGCCCATACAGTCCCATTAAATTCAGGAATTGCGGCTGTTACACTGACGATTGTCGGTGCGATCACCGGTCTTGACGGATCCGGTTTTTCCGGTATTTCACTGGCCGGATCGATCGGTCATCTGTTTGGCTCGGCAATTCATGGCGGCACGGCCACATTGACGGCACTCGGTCAGATTGCCGCCATCTGGGTCGGCGGCGGAACGTTGATTCCCTGGGCGCTGATTCCGGCAGCTGCCATCTGCGGCGTCGATCCGTTTGAACTGGCACGCCGCAATTTGCTCCCCGTCCTGCTCGGTTTGGTCGTAACAACGATATTTACGATGTTTCTGATATAACTTGCATAAAACGTTAACCCCAAAGGAAAAAGAGGCTCCTGCGTTGCGTATAGTTCCGCCATGCAGGGGCTTATTCTTTCTGTTCGAAAATTATGGTATACTTTTTTCGTTACTATTTTCAGTGTTAGGCAGGAAGAGCAGGTGTAAATTTACTATGGTCCACATCATCAAAAAACACTGGTTTACTTCCATCGTGGTTCTGTTGGTTTTAGCTTTTATCGGAGGGATCTATTATTGGGTTCAGTGGGCGACGGCACGTCCGCCGGTGAATAATACAGCTCCGCATTTTCAGGTAATGAATCAGGCTGGGCAAACGGCCGATTTTTTTGATCTGTCCCATAAGGTGCGGGTCGTGTATTTCTTTAACTATGAATCTTCTGCGGCTGTTCAAGATATGATACATTTGCAGCAAACCTTAAAACAAAAGGGGCTATTCGGCAAAGATGTCGTATTGGTTCCTGTTCCGCTTGATAAACGGCTGTCTCCTGATTTGATCAGCGAATACCAAACAACTTACAAAGCCGATCTTAGCGGCTGGTGGTTCCCAAAGGGAGATTCCGCCAAAATTTCTTCCGGATTCGGCCTCAAACTGAATCATTCCGGTCAAATTGACACACAAGGCAGAGATTATACCATTGTGGAAACGGATCGAAACAATATCGTCCGAAGAGTGATTAACGGCTCTTTTCGAGGCAATGCCCTCGACGTCGAGGAAGGTTCTCATGGTGAAAACAGCTTGCTGCAGGATATTAACTTTTTAGCCAAGGAGTAGAGAAATAAATGGCGTATCTAAACCCGCGTGAACACTGGGTTCGGATACGCCATTTTGTCATAAAGGGCTTCCGCCTAATGAATTCAAAAAATCAGTCATCCTCGTGTTCTTTCTTGTTGTGCTGCTTGCCGTGTTGTTCGTTGTCATCGTTATTCCGATGCTTCACTTGCCCGAGATGCAGTCCGTTATCGTGGTGATTCATACCGGTGATATTCGAAGACGTATTGGCGTCATTCGCCCCGATGATGATATTCGAAGACGTGTTGGCGTTATTGGCCAAGTCGGTGTTGTTCGGAGTTGTACCTGCACCATTTTCCGAAATTGTGACTGTCGCGTTCCCCGCCTGGTTGCCACCTTCTGTATGGACGGGCAGTTCCATCACGACTCCCTTTTTTGCCAATTCGGCAACTTGTTTGTCGAGCGCTTTTTGAATTTCCTCCTTGCCTTCTTCAGGCACTTTCGCAAGCAACATTTGCAGTACGGCAATCGAATGTTTTTGAGCCAGAATCGCAGCTTGTTCCTTGTTGGCAACCTCCACATTCACCGTTTCATCTTTGTTTGCTTTCGCCGCCTGCTTGGCTTGTTCCAATGCTTCTTCCGCTTTGCT
The sequence above is a segment of the Effusibacillus dendaii genome. Coding sequences within it:
- a CDS encoding thioredoxin domain-containing protein, giving the protein MVHIIKKHWFTSIVVLLVLAFIGGIYYWVQWATARPPVNNTAPHFQVMNQAGQTADFFDLSHKVRVVYFFNYESSAAVQDMIHLQQTLKQKGLFGKDVVLVPVPLDKRLSPDLISEYQTTYKADLSGWWFPKGDSAKISSGFGLKLNHSGQIDTQGRDYTIVETDRNNIVRRVINGSFRGNALDVEEGSHGENSLLQDINFLAKE
- a CDS encoding DUF5667 domain-containing protein; this encodes MNKKITSAFLASIVLSGTVPVIAVGAATATNQSVTITETTPATGNATTAGTTTTAVDPESFLYKLRELLAQLHLAFTFKDQQKADLLLKQADQKLAELQTLNQAGKVGYNEKFVHDIDDALSKAEEALEQAKQAAKANKDETVNVEVANKEQAAILAQKHSIAVLQMLLAKVPEEGKEEIQKALDKQVAELAKKGVVMELPVHTEGGNQAGNATVTISENGAGTTPNNTDLANNANTSSNIIIGANDANTSSNITGMNHHDNGLHLGQVKHRNNDDNEQHGKQHNKKEHEDD